CTGCGCTTTAATTTTGAAGGATTTCCAAATCCAAGCTGAAGAGGCAGAAGGGAGGTTGGTCACCTGCCAGGCTGAATGTGGGTGGCATGGCTCCAGGAGGAGCCATGAAAGGAAGCACTGCACGTGGATGTAGCAGCTTACAGGGAGGGGGCAGCTACAGCGGGAACATGGCTCGCTGGAGACAAATTATAACAGGCAGTTCAGGGACGAGGTGGGTTTTGACTGAACCACCCCCAGGATGTTTCTGTTAATTCTATTTGCAGTCAATTTTTCCCACCATATTCAATGTTACTGGTTTGGATTTTATAGTTTTGAAGAAATGACTTTTCTGAAGAGTGTAACTGTTATTTGGCTATAGCAGTTACGtcaaaattattagaaaaaaagaagcagtaCCATCCCAAAAGTTAGAGTTTTCCTACCTTAGTACAGTTCAgtttttcagctgagaaaatTGGAGCCTAGTTTTCAtccctctcttccttctctggTAGGTGCAACTGAACGCTCCTACCACTTTAGTGATACATGGAACTACAAACCTCTTTGACATATGCAGGACTAACTGCATTGAAGGCAAAATTGCACAACACCTTTGAGCTTTGCAGCAGTCAAAAAGAAAgatatggaagaaaaaaaaaatttggtgtACTTTGAGTATGTTTGTTTCACAAAATTCCACTTTAAATATGCTCTTAATCTGACAAAACACTATTTACAGTCTGTAAGTTTTACTCAGTACAAATGCTTGTCCACTTTGTGTGAGAACCCACATATCTAAAGAAAGATACCTTGACACCTTGGTGTATATTGATGAGAAGTTCATCCATTAACTGCATGGCTTTTATTATGCCTTCAGTTTTACTACTGCAAATATTGACCAGTGTAATAAAAATGCCCTACAATTAAATAAATTGAGAACTGTTTAAAAATAGAGGATCTGGTTGTGCCAGGATTGCTTCTAAGAATTCATGTTAGTCGTGCAGCAGATCCTACTGCGGTCAACATGATCCATATAAATAAATCGCTCTCAATAACATTACTCTGCATATAGAATGTGTCATTGATGTGAAATGGGATAATAGAAATATATCAGTCAGTGGCAACATGCTGCAGAGGCTCAATTGATAAAAGCCATATGCTTGATATTAGGGTTTTCTGAGTTCACATAAGGTAAATTTTAATGTGTATTCTTATGACTATAAGACAAGCATCTGCCTATTGGTATTCAAAATCTCTTGGGGGGTGTTCCTGGGCAGGTACTTcaggaggaaggagctgagTGAAGCCTTAGACATCAAGAAAGATGCAGAAGAAATGGATGCCCAAGATGAAGAAGAGGATTTTTCTGGTAGCCTCTGTCCCAATGTCAGACAGAAACTTTGGGAAGTTTTGGAAAAGCCTGGCTCCTCTACAGCAGCCAGGACTTTTGGCACCTTGTCCATGGTTTTTGTGGTTGTGTCAATTGCCAACATGGCCTTGATTTCAGTAGAGCTCAGCTGGCTGGCCCCACCGCTGCTGGATACCCTGGAGTACCTGTGCATTGCGTGGTTCACGGCAGAGTTTGTTCTGAGGCTCCTGTGCGCACGAGATCGGTGTCACTTCCTAAGGAGTGTGGTAAACATCATAGACCTCCTTGCCATTCTGCCTTTCTACATCACCCTGCTGGTGGAGAGCCTGTGTGGTGGGGAGAGCTCCCAAGAGCTGGAGAATGTGGGGCGCATTGTCCAGGTGCTGAGACTTCTCAGAGCCCTGCGGATGCTGAAGCTGGGAAGGCATTCAACAGGTATATTTGGCCATGGCTATGTTACTTCTCAGTTTCACTCCCTGCAACAGTTGTCCCTGGGCACAATCCTCCATTTTGTGTGCATTTCTGCCAAAGCTTTTTTACACAATCTGTTAGCAGTAATGGCTTTTGAAAATCTTACTTTTGAACGTTATAATTGAGTGACAAGTGCCTTCTCTTAAAAATTTTAGCTCTTCATGAAGCCTTGTATATTGTTTTCATCGAACATTTACAAAAACAGACCTCAACGTTGCCTACTGTAAATCATCCACCAGTCattcataaattttaaaatgtacataTGAGTTGATTTTGTTAGGGAGGAAGCAGGGATCATCAGCGCAGGCATTTTGTATTATCCAAGGCCCACTAATGACAGATGTTacaattttgtttgtttaaaagtATATGTGAAGAATTGTGTCATTATTTTGTTCATGTCATAGACCCTGGAAACAATCACAGTGGAGAATATTTCAAGGAAACAGTTTTAAACCTTTGCAGTGATGGGTTGAGGGGCTCTCTGGCCCTTGGAACCCACCAGTATTCCAGTGGTGAGTGGAGCCCATCAGGGGTTGCTCAGGCAGTGGGATCtgggtgcagggcagagcagcagtgccagttTCAGCTGGAATTCACCAATTGGTGTGTGGCCCTTATTGCCCAGGCACTCCTGACAGATGAATGAGCAGCAAGCAGGGGTGGCGTGGAAggcaaaatgcatttctgtgaaCTAACTTGTTCACGCTCTCTGATGAAAGGAAGGCATAAAAGTTAACATTTTACAGTGGGAATTTGTCAGAGGAAGCTAGAAATTATTGGAGAGTTTTGAATTTCCTCTTGCATTTTCCCTGATTTTACTACTACTTCATGGTATGTGCATGCCTGGCTATATGAAGGAATAAAACCTGTCTTGGCATTTTCAAAACGATTTTACTATGTTCCCACTTAAATCAGTGGAGAATATGGTGCTGAATTTGATGGGAGAAAGGTTCAGCTGATGCTTagctttgaaaaattaaatcctaATAGTAAATCATGATCTCTGTCCTGCAATATTAGCTGTTCTGAAGACAGCGATgattgttcttaaaatgcaCCCAATGTGCCCTCTTAGGATTTCCAGCCATGAAGCAGGAGTGGTTTGATGCCTGTTCATATTTTTGGACAGCCCGCTTTATGAACTGAAATTCAGCAGGAGTTACAgtgtgctcacagcagcagaatgTGTCTTATTATTGTTATCACTGAAGGATAGCAAACCTGCCTGCAAGGGGCAGGAAGTAGCTTTGATATTACTCATAATCATAAGCATAATCATAGTGGTTTGGGAAGTATCTTAATCTTAGTATCTACCCTAGATTATGCCTATACTGATGCATAACAGTCCCTTAGAAATCCATTGAGAGGAAGCCTATAGTGATTCAGTCTGGCATTGTGTTAGTTCTGCTTCATTACAAGTTTTCAGGGTTTAGTAGAGGTTTTTTGTAAGGCTTTTACCCACTTTTGATGGTAGTTGTAATGTGAATGCCATCCTGTCTaactgtgttttgaaaataaaaaaaaaaattatctcagcaGGGCACTTCTGTGCTGATTAACAAAATTGTCTTCCAAAATTATGTTGATTCAAGTTAAGTTTCCAGTTTATTGCATTTTACTCTTACAGAGTGAATGTTCTCATTCTTCACTCAGTTTTGTGGCTCTTTCTGTTGACTTGAAATCAGATATTTCCAATATTTGTATAACTGCTAACTTCAGGTATACATACTTTCAAGGATAGTCTAAACACTTAGGTCTATTTATTCTTAGATTAATTATTCAGTATATACCACAGTTTGTCACAATATTGAGTGACATTGAATTTAATAATACCATGTTAggtaaaaatgaattaattacaTAAAAATGCAGTATCCTGCTCTGGAGGTGTGCTGTCTTCTTTTTACAGGAATCACAATGCTAGTTTCAAAGTACAGGTAGCAATACGTGTATCAATTTAAACCACTTGGAGCAGTGTTACCATTATTATGTTGCTTCTTTGGTAGGTCATTTGCTGCCTGCTTAGGTCCAGAATGCTAAATCAAATCTCCTCTctgaagaaatttattaatgtGCATCTAAATACATCCTTTACCAGAGCTCCTAATAGGAGATGAGCCCCATATGTATCATGCAGAGAGAGCATCCTCCTTGCACATACCTAGGCAGTCCTGATAAACCTCAGTGTTTAGAGGTGGCTCTTGAAACTCTTCTGCTCTCTTGCCTTGGATCTGACAGCTACCTTCCAGTGAGGCTTCTCTCCAGCTCCTACACTCTGACCAGACAAagctccaggcactgctcagTTGTTTTGTGTGGCAAGATGAATACAAGAGCAGAAGATCTGTGTCTAGAGGCAGCAGCTTGTCTTTCACCAAGTAGGGGTGTTCACAGCCACAAGGAGAACATCTCTATGGTACTTTGCAGAGCCATACCAAAGCTGGGATCACAAacagcagcctggccctgctgtcaGGGGCTGGAATGCGTGAGGtgaaaaaatcagtttttttcttcactttcaaGAAACAGCAAATTAACCCTTTCTGTTGGACAAAGAcaagaattaaaataagaaattaaaaacgTAATTTCTGCCTCTTTGTAAACTGAAGCCAGCTCACTGGAGAGATGTGATGCTTAAAAAGACTGGGGCTAGACTGGTGTGAGTGTGTAGTTACTTATGCAAAGTACTGTACTTCATCAAGGAACCATTTGAGAAAAGACCATAGCATGTTTAAGGCTGTCATTCCTCTAGAGttgtgaaaatgaaatttcagcaCTTTTTGTGTCAAAACTTAAGGGTTATTTAAACACTGTGTAAATTGAAGCCCCTGAATATCAGCTTGTATTGCTAAGTCAGTTTGGACAAAAGAGAGCTATAACTTGACCTGCATGGCAGAAATTATTCCCCTTCTTCCtaccagggctggggctgcttgCCAGCCTCACACCAACTCTGTTACAGCACCTTAGCACCTTCCAGGCATGAGTAACCAAGCTGTCACAGCTCCTGGCAAGGAGTTCTCATGAGAAGCTGTAAGACTGGCTGAGGTGTCTGTGCTGGAACAGCCCTGGTTTGGCCATGTGCCAGGGCTTagagacatttttaaaaggtaCAAAGTTATATAGTAGTATACTTTATACATGTCATTACACCAACTGATTCCCCTTAGAATGAGCTCTAAGTCTAGTAACTTCTCTGATTCATAGATTTGCTAGAAATATCTCCTGACTTCATCTAAAGACATAAAGAATTATATCTTAATTTTAGATTAGTATAATAGAActaagaataataaaaagaaaaaaaaaaaaaaactaggcCCTGTACAGTTAGAATAACTAACCATAGGAAAAATGAGAATGTCATCATAGCGATACAAAGAGTTAACAGTTAATGTTTTGTTCCTctttattttaatctattttatgtgaaagctgctttttattttagctATGATACTCTCAAGATTCATCATGAGGTACAAACCTTGGCTTTTGTATGCTTTCAGAAGAAGTGCTAcaggaataattttaaattgtacCTTCTTCCTAGCTCACCTGAAAGGACTTACTTTTCTGCCTTGTTCAGTAGGAAGTTTTACAGGACAAGGGCTCATAGTAGCTTCCTTGATGAGAGTTTGATCTGAGTCCTTGCAATTATCTCTCAGAGCTTTTGCACTGCTGATATTACTGTTGCAAAAAAATAAGAAGGCAGTCATATTGTCAGAGAAAAGATTGCACTGATATATCTTATTCCCCTCATGTTAAAGATGTAATCTATATCATGGTAACAAATATTCTACAGATCACAGTTATAGTAATATAAGACCTTCATATGGGTAAGTTCTTTACTGGAGTTGGTAGTATATAGCATtggaagaaaacccaaacattgCCTCCAAACTCTGTTGTGTACTTCCAGGCTTTGTTGCACATAAACAACAAATGGGTTTTAAAACCCATTAGACCtgcaggggaaaagaaagagccAAAAGCAAGAAATGTTAACATCTTGTAGTTTGAGGCTGTGGAAAAGTTGAATTGCTTATAACACTAACGAGTGTATGCTGAAGTCTgcaagcagaggcagagcttCAGTAAGCTGTTTGGAAACACTAGTTTAGTGAGAAGTATGCCCATGAAGGGTAATTCATAACCATTATGTTTTTCTCATGTATTAGAGAAAACATCCACATTTTTAAGGAACAGTATTAAAAAACTAATCCAAAGTgattcaaaaaataatttcagtttcctATGTGTCTCAGCTGAATTGTTACTctgttattttccttctttttatgtGTGCAATATTTATCCATTGCACTTTTTTGGGGTTTACTTTCCTGCTTGCTTCTGTGGGGCAGTCTAGTCTTGGAGCAGTAGCTCTAACAGGAATATGGGGGATTATAGACAGTGGTCCTGAACTCCCTGTGCATCTAATGGGCAAAAGGACTGATGCACTACATAGTCAATTAACAGGATTCCTGCTTGACATTGAGAGACTGTGCTATCCTGAGTTTATCCAGCTGTTACTGGAAAACTGGATTTGTTTTGATGTCTACAGATGCAAGATAATGATAGGGCTTTGGGAGGGGGATGGGAAAGAGAGTCTGTGACAACTATAAAAGGTTTGAAAACAGTCCTTAAAGAAAAAGTTATTGAGTGAACTGAACTGGGGTCTAAGCACTCACATAGCAACACGAATTTGGTAACTAAGGGCTCCTTGGTCCAAGGGAAAAATAGGACAGTGGCTGGAAAACAGTGGCTTGGCACATTCAGTCTTCAAGTAAAAAGGAGGTGCTTTTAGTGTGTTTTTAAGCAGTTTAGAGTGGTGCTAGATCTTCTCTTACAGCTTATTAATAAATCAAGATAATTTAGTTTGTCTAAATTATATGTGTACATAGTTCAGACGATAAGTAATGAGGAGAATTCCTATGCTCTGTATTAGGAAAATAGAGATGATGTCATATGTTCAGTCTGGTACTGTGATCTATTTCTGTCAATCACTTTTTCCCAGCTTCTGTTTAGAGCAGTGCCTCTTTTATCCTACCAGGGTCAGTGCCTCATTTGACCAGCAGAAGTGCTGATGAGAGATGTGGTGCTCAGAGGCCATCATGAGCATGGTCACCATGAAATGACAGAGTTTTCAATTCGTGGTGAAGTGAGGAAAGAGGTTAACAAAACCTCTCACATGGATTCCAGAGGGCAGGATTTGGCCTGTTCAGGACACTGGTTCAGAGAGTCCCTTGGGAAACAGCCCTTAAAACAGAGGGCTCCAGAATAGCTGGATATAGTTTTAGAAAATTTATAGGTTCAGGAGCAGGCTGTACCTATGTGCTTAAAGACAAGCCAGGGAGGAAGAAGAACAGTCTGGATGAACAGGGACTTTCCACCAgaattcagagaagaaaagagagtttATGACCTTTGGAAGAAGGAGAGGAACTTGGGAAGAGTACAAAGATTTCATTAGGTCATATAGAGAGAAAGTCAGAAAAGTAAAAGCTGAGCTAGAACTCAATCTGGGCACACTGTGAAAGGTAATAAAAAGTGGGTTTATAAATACATTACAAAATAAAGGAGGGCCAAGGAAAATCTCTGTCCTTTACTGGATGGAGTGGGGGAACTTTATCACCAAGGATGAGGAGAAGGCTGGGGTAGTTAGCGTCTTCCTTGCCTCATTGTTTAACAGAGAGTAGATGCGCTCATGGCAACCAGCCCCCTGAGCTGGTAGACAGGGATGGGAAGCAGAATAGATTCCCTGCAATCCAAGATCATGTAGTTAGTCACCTGCTGTGCCACGTAGATACTCAGGTCTATGGTGCCACATGGGATCCATCCTagggtgatgagggagctggTGGAAAATCTTGTCAAGCTACTTGTCATTATTTATGATCAGCCTTCATTAACCAGGGAGGTCCCAGGTAACTGGAAGTTCACAATTGTAATGCCCATCTACAGAAGGGTCAGAAGGAGAAGCCAGGGAACTACAGCCCTCATCTTGGTGCTGGAGAAGATTATGGAATGATGATCTTGAGTGTGATCACATGGCATGTACAGGACAACCAGGGGATCACACCCAGCTACTGCAGGTTTAGGAAAGGACAATTCAGCCAAGGCTTGATGACCCTGATCTTTTCTGACTAAATTGCCTGCATAGTGGATGAGGGCAAGGTTATGGATGTTATCTACCTGAACTGCAGTTAGGTCTTTGAcacactgtctcccacagcattctcctggGAAAACTGGAGGCCCATTGCCTGAACAGACGCACTCTTTGCTGGGGTAAAAACGAGCTTGAGGACTGGCCCTGGGGAGTGTTAATGAAtggtgccacatccagctggcGACCAGTGGGGTCCCCAAGACTCAGTATTGGGGCCCATCCTGTTTAATGTCTTTATTGATGATCTGAGTGAGGGAATCAGGTTGTACCTTCAGTCAGTTTGTAGGTGACACTGAGTTGGGTGGAAGAGTTGATCTGCTGGATGATATAGGAGGGTTCTGCAAAAGGATCTGGAGGCCAACAATATGAGGTTTGTCAAAGCCAAGTGCTGGGTTCTGCACCTGTGTTACAACAACCCCTGTTGCAGTGCAACAGGCTGAGGGAAGAGTGgctgcccagtggaaaaggatCTGGTTGTGATGAGCCAGATGTGTCCAAGTGTCCATGAAGGCCAATGACATCACGGCCTGGATAGTGTGGTCAAATGGACTAGGGAAACTGTTTATCaccctgtactcagcactgggagGCTgtacctcaaatcctgtgtccagttctggacccctcactacaagaaagacattgaagtgctggagtgtgtctagagaagggcaacaaaacTGGTAGAGGACCGAGAGTAAATCacatgaggagtggctgagggagctggggttgttcagcctggagaaaaggaggctcatTACTCtctacctgaaaggagggtgtagccaggtggaGTCAGCCTCTCCTCTCAGGCATCAACAGGAAAAGAGCAAACAGCCTCAGGATGTAACcgggaggttcaggttggacatcaagaagaatttcttcatggaaagggtgatTAAGCATTgaaatgggctgcccagggtggtgGTAGAGTCACAGTCCTGGAAGTGTTTGTGAAACAAttggatgtgtcagtgctgtggttCAATTGGCAAGGTGGTGTTCAGTTAAAGATTGGAGTCGATcatcttggaggtcttttccgATCTTACTGTGTCTGTGATTCTCAAGACATTCGCCAGCATTCAAAGAAACATAAAGCAGTCAGCCTTTAAATAAGAGATGTTTTGTAAAGATATGATGACAGCTATGTGAATCAACCTACTGACAGCATTTCTTGTCTTTCAGGCTTGCGGTCTCTTGGGATGACTATTGCTCAGTGCTATGAGGAGGTTGgccttctgcttcttttcctctctgtagGAATCTCTATATTTTCCACTGTGGAGTACTTTGTTGAACAAGGTGTGCCAGGCACAACTTTTACAAGTGTACCTGGTGCTTGGTGGTGGGCAACAACTTCCATGACAACAGTTGGTTATGGTGACATTAGGCCAGACACTACCATTGGTAAGGTAGTAGCCTTTATATGTATACTATCAGGAATACTGG
The nucleotide sequence above comes from Oenanthe melanoleuca isolate GR-GAL-2019-014 chromosome 2, OMel1.0, whole genome shotgun sequence. Encoded proteins:
- the KCNV1 gene encoding potassium voltage-gated channel subfamily V member 1 isoform X2; protein product: MKSPPCCMSLSSQASLEEPGTSTSLGSLESSVFSSEEEQGPLLQKVIPSLDCFTINVGGSRFVMSQQTLSCYPDTRLGKLAVVVSAARDVASGLLELCDDANLVENEYFFDRSSQAFHYILNYYQTGRLHVMEQLCALSFLQEIQYWGLDELSIDSCCRDRYFRRKELSEALDIKKDAEEMDAQDEEEDFSGSLCPNVRQKLWEVLEKPGSSTAARTFGTLSMVFVVVSIANMALISVELSWLAPPLLDTLEYLCIAWFTAEFVLRLLCARDRCHFLRSVVNIIDLLAILPFYITLLVESLCGGESSQELENVGRIVQVLRLLRALRMLKLGRHSTGLRSLGMTIAQCYEEVGLLLLFLSVGISIFSTVEYFVEQGVPGTTFTSVPGAWWWATTSMTTVGYGDIRPDTTIAKRSCSSSA
- the KCNV1 gene encoding potassium voltage-gated channel subfamily V member 1 isoform X1; protein product: MKSPPCCMSLSSQASLEEPGTSTSLGSLESSVFSSEEEQGPLLQKVIPSLDCFTINVGGSRFVMSQQTLSCYPDTRLGKLAVVVSAARDVASGLLELCDDANLVENEYFFDRSSQAFHYILNYYQTGRLHVMEQLCALSFLQEIQYWGLDELSIDSCCRDRYFRRKELSEALDIKKDAEEMDAQDEEEDFSGSLCPNVRQKLWEVLEKPGSSTAARTFGTLSMVFVVVSIANMALISVELSWLAPPLLDTLEYLCIAWFTAEFVLRLLCARDRCHFLRSVVNIIDLLAILPFYITLLVESLCGGESSQELENVGRIVQVLRLLRALRMLKLGRHSTGLRSLGMTIAQCYEEVGLLLLFLSVGISIFSTVEYFVEQGVPGTTFTSVPGAWWWATTSMTTVGYGDIRPDTTIGKVVAFICILSGILVLALPIAIINDRFSACYFTLKLKEAALRQREALKKLMKNSSSDSNINVNLRDVYARSVMDMLRLKSRERASTRSSGADDFWF